In Thermosphaera sp., a genomic segment contains:
- the leuS gene encoding leucine--tRNA ligase, producing the protein MITGNKREFIEWLRNIETKWQKKWKEMRIFEPKVEKEKPKYFLTVPYPYTNGPLHIGHGRTYTVGDIIARYKRLIGFNVLFPMAFHITGTPIIAISEKIAKNDAKTLDMYRTYISYYIDDKEEVEKILESFKDPLSLATFFAEKVQSDFEALGYSIDWRRKFHTGEPIYNAFVTWQYEKLRELGVVGKGEHVVTYCLLHRQPEGEDDIQDADVNPVEILEYTGIKFKIIDSDAYLLASTLRPETLLGATNLWINPEADYALLSFNGEKIIVSKKAFVKLTHQHPEKDIQIVEVFKGRELIGKRVLSPLGNELIILPAGFVDPENATGVVYSEPSDAPYDYVALMELKTNKELILRYELNPDVINALNPIRIIEVPGINDHHAKIVVEKYGIQTQFDEKLEDATREVYREQFYNGRLIVDNPEFKGLSVPEARDKMKSKLLMEGKAIIVHELNRKAYCRSGGEIIVAKIKDQWFIDYSVPWWKERTKILLEKKLQIVPPKYRKAFQDVIEWIEKRPCARKRGLGTKLPWDNEWIIESLSDSTIYMAFYTIVHKIREHRIPPEKLTADLFDYIFLGRGDVNDVSNKTGIPSEIIDEMRKEFEYWYPVDHRHTGIPHISNHLTFYLFHHTAIFPEEKWPRMISLNETVIREGAKMSKSKGNVIPLRDIAKMYSADLFRFYIAGASSLDSILDWREKEIELVLDSLYKFANLVDSLKNIEGFIPNDYYGRWFTSKFRKILTDSRKAMDSLEIRDYLQIAFYRTMNLIEQYRDLVGEEYLKAVKYVVPDWLKILSPVIPHLAEELNERLGSDELISTSKWPSEEKYPVEEELEGLVDSLFSLINDVKKIVEVMKKPASRAVIVVAPEWKREAIRLYLEKKSIKTLIDELKGKYNLRNRELEIVETIQYFQKNPNEVIVKTTSRNEFDILKSAIPFIERKTGLKVEVLWEDEARARGIPKSEKSQPLKPAIYIE; encoded by the coding sequence TTGATAACTGGCAATAAAAGGGAATTCATCGAGTGGTTAAGAAACATTGAAACGAAATGGCAGAAGAAATGGAAGGAAATGAGGATTTTTGAGCCAAAAGTGGAAAAAGAAAAGCCCAAGTACTTCTTGACAGTCCCTTACCCCTATACTAATGGACCTCTTCATATAGGTCATGGGAGGACGTATACTGTTGGAGACATTATTGCAAGGTATAAGAGGCTCATCGGGTTCAACGTGCTCTTTCCCATGGCCTTTCACATTACTGGGACACCGATAATCGCTATCTCCGAAAAAATTGCTAAGAACGATGCTAAAACGCTAGATATGTATCGGACATATATTTCTTACTACATAGATGATAAAGAAGAGGTAGAAAAGATTCTTGAATCATTCAAGGATCCCTTGTCGCTCGCAACCTTTTTCGCTGAGAAGGTTCAATCTGATTTTGAAGCCTTGGGATACAGTATAGATTGGCGTAGAAAATTCCACACTGGAGAGCCAATATACAATGCTTTTGTAACATGGCAGTACGAGAAATTGAGAGAGCTAGGCGTGGTTGGAAAAGGAGAACACGTGGTAACATATTGTCTCCTACACAGGCAGCCTGAAGGGGAGGACGATATTCAAGATGCGGATGTTAATCCTGTCGAGATACTAGAGTACACTGGGATTAAATTTAAGATAATTGATAGTGATGCATACCTGCTTGCTTCAACCCTTAGACCTGAAACGCTTTTAGGAGCAACTAATCTGTGGATTAATCCTGAAGCCGACTATGCATTGTTGAGTTTTAACGGTGAAAAAATCATTGTCTCTAAAAAAGCTTTCGTTAAGCTAACACACCAGCATCCTGAAAAGGATATTCAAATAGTTGAAGTATTCAAAGGAAGAGAGCTTATTGGAAAACGAGTATTATCTCCGCTCGGTAATGAGCTAATTATTCTACCAGCAGGCTTTGTTGACCCTGAGAACGCTACAGGAGTCGTTTACTCCGAACCTAGTGATGCTCCATACGATTATGTGGCATTAATGGAGTTAAAGACGAATAAAGAGTTGATCCTTCGGTACGAATTAAACCCGGATGTTATTAACGCATTGAATCCAATACGTATCATCGAAGTTCCAGGTATTAATGATCACCATGCAAAAATAGTCGTAGAGAAGTACGGAATCCAGACCCAATTTGATGAGAAACTTGAAGATGCCACTAGAGAAGTCTATAGGGAGCAGTTCTATAATGGAAGGTTGATCGTTGACAATCCAGAGTTCAAAGGCTTGAGCGTTCCTGAAGCAAGAGATAAGATGAAATCCAAACTGCTAATGGAGGGCAAAGCGATTATTGTGCATGAGCTGAATCGGAAAGCATATTGTCGGAGCGGAGGGGAGATAATAGTAGCTAAGATAAAAGACCAATGGTTCATCGATTACAGCGTTCCATGGTGGAAGGAGAGGACGAAAATACTTTTGGAAAAGAAACTCCAGATAGTGCCACCCAAATATCGTAAAGCCTTCCAAGATGTTATCGAATGGATAGAAAAAAGACCGTGTGCAAGAAAAAGAGGACTAGGGACGAAACTTCCATGGGATAATGAATGGATAATAGAGAGTTTAAGCGACTCAACCATCTATATGGCCTTTTACACCATTGTTCATAAAATAAGAGAGCACAGGATTCCGCCGGAAAAGCTAACAGCGGACCTTTTCGATTATATATTTCTCGGAAGGGGAGATGTAAATGACGTGAGCAATAAAACTGGGATACCATCTGAGATAATTGATGAAATGAGAAAAGAGTTTGAATACTGGTATCCAGTTGATCACAGGCATACTGGGATTCCTCACATTAGCAATCATTTAACCTTCTACCTCTTTCACCACACCGCCATTTTTCCAGAGGAGAAGTGGCCTAGAATGATTTCACTGAACGAGACGGTTATAAGAGAAGGAGCAAAAATGTCGAAGAGTAAAGGGAACGTCATTCCATTAAGAGATATTGCTAAGATGTATTCAGCGGACTTATTTAGATTTTACATTGCGGGAGCCTCGAGCCTCGACAGCATCTTGGATTGGAGAGAGAAAGAGATAGAGTTAGTATTGGACAGCCTCTACAAGTTTGCTAACCTCGTAGACTCCCTAAAAAACATCGAGGGTTTTATTCCCAATGACTACTATGGCAGATGGTTTACTAGTAAATTCAGGAAAATCTTAACAGATTCAAGGAAAGCCATGGATTCTCTTGAGATAAGAGACTATTTACAAATCGCATTTTATAGAACTATGAATCTCATTGAACAATATCGAGACTTGGTTGGAGAAGAATATTTGAAGGCTGTAAAATACGTTGTTCCCGATTGGCTTAAGATCCTAAGCCCTGTAATACCCCACTTGGCTGAAGAATTAAATGAAAGGCTTGGTTCCGATGAACTAATAAGCACGTCGAAGTGGCCCTCTGAAGAAAAATATCCAGTTGAAGAGGAGTTAGAGGGGCTTGTTGATTCGCTGTTTTCCTTGATTAACGATGTCAAGAAAATAGTTGAGGTTATGAAAAAACCAGCCTCGAGAGCTGTGATAGTCGTAGCACCCGAATGGAAAAGGGAGGCTATTCGTTTATATCTAGAGAAGAAGAGCATTAAGACTCTCATTGATGAGTTGAAGGGAAAATACAATTTGCGAAATAGAGAATTGGAGATCGTTGAAACCATTCAGTATTTCCAGAAAAACCCTAATGAAGTAATCGTCAAAACTACGAGTAGGAACGAGTTCGACATTCTGAAAAGTGCTATTCCATTTATTGAGAGGAAGACGGGGTTAAAAGTAGAAGTACTATGGGAAGATGAAGCAAGGGCTCGTGGAATACCCAAGAGCGAGAAATCTCAGCCTTTAAAACCAGCCATATACATAGAATAG
- a CDS encoding MFS transporter: MSEIVNYFTRFLSGLLGDYFKSSKTLWGLVIIGYAINVVAIPLLAFARRWEEVLALVILERMGKGLRAPARDVILSEVSEEMGKGLGFGIHEFLDQFGAFSGPLIASIILLKTGGDYGSAFIALGFPGLVAVGFAISSMILYPNLKTFNLSKRSVGIRGLGKTFYIYLAGLMIMSVGFLSWDLFTFSIKSEGIVGDEIIPLFYTVAMLIDGLVAIPIGILYDKIGVSSIISAPVALIVSTLFLSPRAELLFVYSAIWGFVMGVFETNVRVAVSDIVNPVQRSLAYGVFGLFYGFSLMIGGLIQGAVYSWGFTYLKALIVVSETISIVIFSYLAYSLLRKQ, encoded by the coding sequence GTGAGCGAGATAGTAAATTATTTCACTCGCTTTTTGAGCGGCCTATTAGGCGATTACTTCAAAAGCTCGAAAACCTTGTGGGGTCTTGTCATCATTGGATATGCTATAAATGTGGTGGCTATCCCACTTTTAGCGTTTGCTAGGAGATGGGAAGAAGTTCTGGCATTAGTTATTCTTGAGAGGATGGGAAAAGGTTTGAGAGCCCCAGCTAGAGATGTAATTTTATCAGAGGTTTCCGAAGAGATGGGAAAAGGGCTCGGCTTCGGGATTCATGAGTTTCTCGATCAGTTTGGAGCCTTTTCTGGTCCGCTGATAGCTTCAATCATATTGTTGAAAACCGGAGGAGACTACGGCTCAGCGTTTATAGCTCTAGGATTTCCAGGACTCGTCGCCGTTGGCTTTGCGATATCGTCAATGATCCTCTATCCAAATCTAAAGACGTTTAACCTTTCCAAAAGAAGTGTTGGAATAAGAGGGCTTGGCAAAACCTTCTATATTTATTTGGCTGGCTTAATGATCATGTCAGTAGGTTTTCTCAGTTGGGACTTATTCACATTTTCAATTAAATCTGAAGGAATAGTGGGGGACGAAATAATACCTCTGTTCTACACAGTAGCAATGCTTATAGATGGATTGGTTGCAATCCCCATAGGCATTCTTTACGATAAAATAGGAGTTTCAAGCATTATATCTGCACCGGTAGCATTGATAGTCTCAACACTATTCCTATCTCCCCGTGCAGAGCTCCTTTTTGTATATTCCGCTATATGGGGTTTTGTAATGGGAGTGTTCGAGACAAATGTTAGAGTAGCCGTTTCAGATATAGTAAACCCGGTACAAAGGTCCCTTGCTTACGGAGTCTTCGGCTTGTTTTATGGGTTCTCACTAATGATAGGCGGTCTTATCCAGGGAGCTGTCTATTCATGGGGATTTACTTATCTTAAGGCCCTTATAGTGGTCTCTGAAACCATATCAATTGTAATATTCTCATATCTCGCTTATTCTCTTCTTCGCAAACAATAA
- a CDS encoding SufD family Fe-S cluster assembly protein, whose product MAERNNLGNFTLKTGLPFPDEVSSIVFNEKLFMTSYLKTLAGKGIIIEEVKKAYLKPEYRDDIDEVFSANKMNSEILKIENLTGLFVKVPTGLVLDSPLYYCFILGSRGFYQKVLNVIKIEDNARVTLAKGCAAIVDEGVHSALTLISIGEKSDVTSIMIHNWRINVKVGAKTKVDVGIGSVFREYYVKLTPVNTISLTSEIDAQAYSRVEVYSSTVGHKNSRINHNTVVRLKGEASSSVVNVKSVAHDGAFVKHNIILEALADSTKGHVECSGLLLGNAIFETIPALKSTSMNSELTHEASLGRIKSDEIFYLLTRGLNEEEAVRLVVIGFLSQLYSGLPKQLREYLVSITRMFVSKTL is encoded by the coding sequence ATGGCTGAAAGAAACAATCTGGGGAATTTTACATTAAAGACTGGTCTCCCTTTTCCCGATGAAGTTTCGAGCATAGTTTTCAATGAAAAATTGTTCATGACATCTTATTTGAAAACTTTAGCTGGAAAGGGGATAATAATAGAAGAGGTGAAAAAAGCCTATCTGAAGCCGGAGTATAGAGATGACATTGATGAAGTCTTCTCTGCGAATAAAATGAATAGCGAGATTTTGAAAATTGAAAATCTAACTGGATTGTTCGTAAAGGTGCCTACTGGGCTAGTACTGGATTCTCCACTGTATTATTGCTTTATCTTGGGTTCGCGCGGATTCTATCAGAAGGTCTTAAACGTTATAAAAATAGAGGACAATGCTAGAGTTACTTTAGCGAAAGGATGTGCTGCCATCGTTGATGAAGGAGTTCACTCAGCATTAACGTTAATCAGTATTGGTGAAAAAAGCGACGTTACAAGCATAATGATTCATAATTGGAGGATCAACGTAAAAGTCGGGGCTAAAACTAAAGTGGATGTTGGCATAGGCTCGGTATTCAGGGAATACTACGTCAAACTAACTCCGGTGAACACTATAAGCTTGACAAGCGAGATAGACGCCCAGGCGTATTCCCGGGTTGAAGTGTACTCTTCGACTGTGGGACACAAAAACTCTCGCATAAATCATAACACTGTTGTCAGGTTGAAGGGGGAGGCCTCTTCAAGTGTAGTAAACGTTAAGAGCGTTGCTCACGATGGAGCGTTTGTGAAGCATAACATTATTTTAGAGGCTTTAGCCGATAGTACTAAAGGTCATGTGGAGTGTAGTGGCTTGCTCTTAGGTAATGCTATTTTCGAGACAATTCCTGCATTGAAGTCAACATCTATGAATTCCGAGCTCACGCATGAGGCGAGCTTGGGGAGAATTAAAAGCGACGAGATTTTCTATTTGCTTACGAGAGGTTTAAACGAGGAGGAAGCCGTGAGGCTTGTGGTTATAGGGTTTTTATCACAGCTTTACAGCGGTCTTCCAAAGCAATTAAGAGAATATTTGGTATCAATAACTCGAATGTTTGTTTCAAAAACTCTTTAA